One Silene latifolia isolate original U9 population unplaced genomic scaffold, ASM4854445v1 scaffold_389, whole genome shotgun sequence genomic window, ggcaagattgaagagccctcctcctccattgtcacaccaccctacccattcaaatatcaagagttcaaacccaaagatgttgaagtgggcaatgactacatgactctacttatgaaagagatgcataaacaagcttacaatgatcgagtagatgcatacttggcccaatatccacccctctttcatttagctaggcaaggactacttgatctttcatgtcctttgcctagttgggcggattgggaagtcttctttccaagcacatctaggggtgaaagaccgggtgaagatgggaatgtcgatgatgaggttgatgatgatgagggtgttgatgaagaggtagatgatgaagaagaagagtctaatgaagatgatgaaggaagtgagcaaggaagtgaagaggggagtggagatgagtccacttctatggaggaaaatgatgacaatgatgatatggtggaggactagcaagctttggaggctcctaccctctggaggtttgtctacttctttctttgttttatttatttttatcttgatcatagttggagagtcttagcaacatgaggactaacacctcggccccattgaggtgttcttatttcattgttcccattttgaaaatccaaaatgacaatttagtttcatgcatttcatcttgtgtgcatgaactacccctaACTTTAAGAcaatagaaataatgtctatctcggtttggggaagtacatgcatacgcaacgggaggtaatctaaattacgctctccgtcataaataaaaacccatgcatcatgtagtgtagattagtatagcttgcatttagtatagaattcatgcatcatgtttgcataatttcccatcattttggccattgaggacaatgcccatattagtgtggggatgggcaattctaacttaacttttattcaaaaacccaaaaaaatcaaaaacgtttcgaaaaatcaaaaaaaattgaaaaatttgaaaatccaaaaacaagttcatttcctttgtagtgtaaacttgtatatattgttgtatatattgtatttgttctatccttgttcacattgatcgactacgccacatccgagacatggggatattgaagaccgcatggtatgatctttccaatctcctttttcctctttatgttaatgactatatggctttattttgattgatgcggtacaacaatgtgaacttagaacttgcatttagtttatatggcatattagttggtataatcatttgcattaggatgtttatatgctagttgcatcatggcatgtagttgcatgttagaaaaattttgcgaaaccgttacttgggaagcttgacaagtgtatataggccctagtagatgctttttcttcttaagactttgcttgttagaatacttgtaaaacaccctaggatgtgtcatgctagtatcctttgacccatggattaaggcctagtcaagagtactttgtggtgtgataactccttggctaccgtttatttcaaggtgacccttgaaaccatgcatccatcattcatccatgttctaccatacattttttcatcaaagggaatgggcataaaaagaaattgatttgagttcaatgaaatgaaaagtgaaagaaagtttgcaaaatgcatcaaatgaaaagaggagcaaaaatagactcatatgcttcaaatataaggcaccctcactacatatggggtgactttgaaaatgttcaaaagaaatgaaaagaaaagttgaaagttgtcaagtgttgaaatgccaaaaatcaaaagaaatggcaaaagaaagtgttctcaaatgttttatgccacaagaaattggggggaaaaacaaacaacaaaagcaaactcccaaatgaaactcaaacatatattgatccctttatccatcgtatccatttttgtgcatggtagagaggggacgacccttcttcttgtctaggtaagaaggggaattccgcgatcctccagtgtttctaacaccatagggagtctactcttgacaaaagcatttaacgattgaggacaaaagtaccctagcttgacacaatttggaggtgatttattggtatccttctaggcttagtagtttgaagaaattgcatctatgaaggagtgtgtacccttgaattgcttcccctttagataatttccgccacttagatgaagaaagtggctattcttttgtagatgcatccattacttgattttgtgtgcttaatgtttggatgtgtcgccattttggcaagacccaccttgccttgcaagaaggcatcctacctcatggttgtcttgttgtgagttgaaggggcggagtgagacccgctaattgtctcatattggctatgctattaggttagtttaaataacggtcctagtctttgtcacctctttactcgggacgagcaaaggttcagtttggggatatttgatgtgaccataattatagcatatttagtccctgaattagccttgttcccatgctttttagtgcatatttgggttatttattgtctttagtcctttgttttgcatattctttgaggttttgtttccttggtaggaaaggagtgcaaaccttgcattttcatggcaaaatagagctaaattgattgaattcaatgaccaagcatcaaagagaagacaagattagaaggcctttgtacagattatagtagatgggcaatgatgaggaaagatccttgcatcctcaaggaaatccccaaggatttcatgaagaaaaaggaagaaaagaagaaagaaagtagctgtaagacaatccgagcggattgtccacaagccgcccgtccaagaggtacaatccgagcgtcttcccccagtggacgcccgtccaaaacacccccaatccgcccgtcttccccagctggacgcccgtccagaatcaccacaatccgcccgtcccgtgccctggacgctcggattgtatgtcagccatttcgtcttctataagcttcaaggaaggatgcgcatatttttctaagaccggcgaaaaggagaccggagtctccctagagaccggcgattcctcaaggacttaatcgtcatttaagcccttagtaaaccctaatttatgtaactaatccccactataaataccccattagtctaattagattagcatgttcttcctagcaatctctagtgtagttaatatcaatcaaatctctctttaatcttgtaatcaacatttaatcaagttttaatacaaatctcatttccttaatctcttttagttcatctttcattttgggtaattgaagattatttgggttattattatgagattgacaatcttccaatcaatcatcaaatacttatattattctttgctttattattggaatcattagtaggtataattctcttaatccctttttaattattgttaattatcttcatttattcatcatgttttactttgttggtatgattgacaaccttgctagcatgctcaacatgataatgagtgagtagtttcctttgctagggttaatgggtaattaggggaaaccaacatgggagatgattcatgcttaatttaatatattttcatagtttatttgcttgcttgttgtgatcttaacttatgcacatgttatgtttgatgaaatgcgagcctatgaatccttgcattttttacccatcacctatcttttcaatgagacttgtaagacataaaccaactcgagtctcattagaccatgcatatagttgagtagggaagattaagtcgacttgtaggtgttgtacaatctaatcgattcggctccggacccaaactttcctaggattgtaagatataaaccaagtcgatccatcacaacaataattgcttgcttataatttgagaatatgtttgtatgatcaattcccatgaatcccctatgaccccatgacaccctagtgccttttatcaattgtttacatccctttttaatcatcttgcttgtttactttcattgctatttagtttagtgatcttctacttcaaaccccaaattgtgacacccttagacaccactagttgcaatagaaaatctcatctcaattcccgtcccttaggatccgacctttacttgcctatttactaattgtagagttgtttgtggagttataaattgtgttttggtctaggtgctcctaacgacaagtaccgaaaactaaaccctccAAAGGGAACACGACCAATTTCGTTGATATCTTTTTGTAGATTTTAATAATTTGGTGCGTAGAGCTCATAGATAAACGTCTACCATGTActtgtacgagtttatattaaGATATCCAGGTGGGGAGTAATTTTTTAGATAAAGCTATAAATATTCGCTTCAAAATTCTAATTTGCTCTTCATTATCCACTCTTCTGGTCCATTGCCTCTTTACAGCGTAGAAAGTACTCCGTATTTTGGTAAATAATGTTATTAATACTCCTTAATTACCACATAACATAAAACTTTTTGTTGCCCTAAATTGAGTAACTTAACTAAATATGGTGTGTGAATAAAATTCTACTACTTAATAGGGCGAGAAATTTGTGTTCTTTGTATGTTATGAAGTGAGTTCTAATTGACTAATTCAATATACTTAAGATGTTTCTTCGAGCTAGCTATGTACATCTACTTCTTGTGTCTTAATAATGGTTTTGCCTCTATTCCTTATATCATGCTCAAGACCAAGTGTACATTCTATCAATATTCACCAAAACCACAAGCTTGAATAAAGAACTCATACATTCACATGCCTAATATAGTACTAATTTTTGTGGCATTGACCTACTTttcaaaaagaataaaaaaagtttACCCTTAAACATTAAACGACAAACAATTATTCAATAAAGACCGTCTTTCATTAACCCATTGGTTTACTACTATACTATGGAGATGCAAGACTAATTTTTTTAAAAGTTTTAACGGCCACATGGAAGTGCAATGGCCTATGATCAAAGAGTAAACATACATTATAGAACAAGACCGTGAATTTCGCGGGTACCAAAACTAGTTATGATTAAAAAAGGAAGATACATTGAAGATGGTATTATTGAGTGCTATTAATTTTAATTATACAATGATGTCAAATAAGCCACGAAGACATTATATAATAGGTGGGAGATTCAATCCTGAGATCTCTTGACCCACCTTAAATACCATGTGAAGACATCATTTTTTGTTGGTGCTTCCTTCTTACTCGACTCTGTTTTTTCCCGTTACAAGTGTCGCTAAAAAGGTTGTGTGCCTACAGTTCTCATTAATTTTAACATTGCACCGATTTTGATTGATGTTGGTAGATACGATAAATGCTAGTTAAACTCTTTTACACTTCATATTTAAAAGTGCTATGAATAGTATGTTTTTATCACCACTATTAATTTACAAATGAGTTTACAAGTAGTTACAAGAAATATATCCGCTTCTCAACTAAATAAACAATAATATCTGCTAGTTAGCGGGTAAAATTATGACAGGTAGTACTTAAGACCCGAGTTCGAATCTCGTCAGTAACATATTTCCTTGTGCCTCTTTTTACACCAAgaaaataaaactaaacaacgAATGATAAAGCATCAATTCTTTGTGAATCCCAAAAATATAACTCGCGGAGCAAACCCAAAACTTATCGCAACACCTCTAGAACTCCTGTCTATGATAAATAAAGGGTTACAGTTATACAACACCGCTGTGTTGGAAATACATAGAAACTGTTTCTATACAAGCCGGAACAATAATAGGATAATTGTGCAACTCCACCCATATTCTATCCAAATTGACCCTTTACTCAAAATATTCAAAAACAAAAACTCCACCAACAACTATAACAAGCTAAGCACAAGTTGTGAAGCTTGTGTTATACCTCCAAAATCAATAAATGGGTTGTTGAATTGTATTACTGGTGGAAAATTCAAAGATGCTTTAAAGGGGTCACTAACCACCACAGTTCCATTTCCATATTTGCTAATCTCTTCATCAAATACCTCCCATTTATCTGAAATCACTGTCTTCAACCACGGTTTATTTCCGCCCTGATTTTGTACCATGAAATCTCTCGCCTCATGCACCACAACCAATGCGCTTTTCATATTCTCGACTTTCATGTAGCCGTCCTCCTCAAACCCATCTTTTGTATCGCCGTTAATGATCTTCTTAAGAACGAAAAAATCATCCTCGGGTATTTTTTGGATTTTGGGACATTCAGTTAGATGCAAAATCCCAATTTTTGTACAAAAATGGAAATAATCGGCCAAGTCACAGCCTTGTCTGCTAGCCTTGTGTAATATATCAAGTGCCATAGAAGCCACATCTTTATTAGCCTTCACTTTATAAATCCTCATCAAACCTTTAGCAATACCATCACAAATCTTACTATACAAATCAAATACTTCAATTACCATACAGTCCATAGCCTCAAGGACTATCACGTCGTTAGCGGTCCCACTCCCAATCGGCCTAACCTCCAGAACCGTGTCCAACAACTCCTGCCACCTATGCACCCTTACCAAAACCGTCATTGCACCAGCCCTCTCCCTCTCCGCTTCCTCCATCAACAATTCCGCCACTTCGTCTCTCAGCTCGGCCGACAGTACCAGAGACTTCATGTCGCAGAAAGAAAAATAGGCTTGGACAAACTGAGAGTAGGCCTTGCGACGAGGGCCATCTCGAGTTTGTCCATCCTTAAAACTCGAAAGATCGAATGGTAAGCGCCCGATTTTTCTTGAACCAGGGGCCTTTGTACAAAGGACTCCGTGTAGAAGGATAAGTGACTTGAGAGCGACGACCCAGTTTTGGGTCCGTTTTGTGCGATGGTTTACGGCACAAAGGAAGACCATTAGGTGATATGGTGAGGTCTTGACCCATGTGAATACCCGACGTGCGTTTTTGTAGTCGATGTGGGTGTCATCATGGCTTGTGGCTTTGATCATGGCTGCCTCAAGATCTGGTTGTCTGTACCTTGAATTTCTTGACAATATGCTTAACATTAATATGCTATTTCTATCCTTTATTTTACCTGTTGCTCTCCTCCACAACTTCTTCATTGTTATGACTATGGGTATACGCACCTTATTAGATCGTTGTGCTCGCTGACTTTCCACTGACTTTCACGCCTTTGAATTAGAAAATATAATGAATTGGGTGTTGGAAactaattaaaattaaatgaattttgtttgtttgtaatTTGAAATGGGATTGTTGAAAATTTAAAAGGCCAAATAAGGAGGAGAATCAAGAGGAGATATGGGGGAGCGAGGAGGATTCCTCTTGATTTCCTTAGGCGTTGTTGGTGTTGAAACCAACATGCAATTTTGCAAATGAACGTGCAAGCATGCACTTTTAAACAAATGTTCCTTATATCGTCTGGCCATTTCCTATTCTATTTCCTGTAATAAAATAGGAAAAAAAACTATTGGAGAAGAAAATTATTAGTGGTACATATTTTGATATTTTTAGGGTACAACCAATTATTCATGTATTTTGTCCGAATAAGACAGAAATTTAATATTGAGGAGAATTTTCAAACGTAAGAACTTCGAGTAGCCATATTCTTTTGTTCATATAAacgaatattttttttatttttgaagaaACACCCACAAGGGTAATACTATAATAAATATCGATCAAAAGCTACAACATTATAAGCGCTTGGTGGAAGATTTCCCAGCCAAACCTCTTTACTAACAATTCTAGGAGTAATATGTGCTAGTGTGTGCGCAACACAATTATTAATCCTACTAGTATATGACCAAATAAAGAAATACAATCATTACTTAAACCAAAATATCGTTGATAACTTGCGAGAACTAACTTCGACTTTGTCTTCGCGTCTTCAGGGCGTCaatgacaaaaaaaaatcacTCTCCACCATAATACTTCAATGTCCCTGTCGCAGCGCTTCTTGCATCCCATCCAACACCGCTACGACCTCCGCAACATGTGATTCCAAATTGTTCTCTCGGATAATAGCTCCACCCCATAAGATCGTTGCTTGCCCATCTCGACATACCATTCCCGTGCTCACACATCTCCCTCCTTCACCCCGCATCCACATTTACTTTAATATACCCTTTCGGAGCTCCCCTCCACCCGCCGTTCCCCCTTCTTCCTGCTGCCCTCCTCGCATTCTACCCTCGTTTCTGCCCAC contains:
- the LOC141639431 gene encoding putative clathrin assembly protein At1g25240, whose protein sequence is MKKLWRRATGKIKDRNSILMLSILSRNSRYRQPDLEAAMIKATSHDDTHIDYKNARRVFTWVKTSPYHLMVFLCAVNHRTKRTQNWVVALKSLILLHGVLCTKAPGSRKIGRLPFDLSSFKDGQTRDGPRRKAYSQFVQAYFSFCDMKSLVLSAELRDEVAELLMEEAERERAGAMTVLVRVHRWQELLDTVLEVRPIGSGTANDVIVLEAMDCMVIEVFDLYSKICDGIAKGLMRIYKVKANKDVASMALDILHKASRQGCDLADYFHFCTKIGILHLTECPKIQKIPEDDFFVLKKIINGDTKDGFEEDGYMKVENMKSALVVVHEARDFMVQNQGGNKPWLKTVISDKWEVFDEEISKYGNGTVVVSDPFKASLNFPPVIQFNNPFIDFGGITQASQLVLSLL